The Caulobacter sp. 73W region CGCCTGCTCGGTCCACGGCCATGACCACGCGTCGGTCTATGCGGCCGAGGCTCCCACCGCCGATGCGCGCTCCTTCTGGGGCGTCATGGGCTGCGGCTGCTGGGCGGTCTGATCATGAAGACGCCCGCACCTGTCGCCGCCATTCTTCGCTCCCCGGCGGCATCGCTCGCCGGCCGGATTCTTCTCACCCTGCCGTTCTGGTGGAGCGGTCTGACCAAGCTGGCCAACCTCGACGCCGCCTTCGGCGAGGCCGCCCACTTCGGGCTGCAGCCGGCCTGGCTGACCGTGGCCGCCACGATCCTGGTTCAGGTCGGCGGCTCGGCGTTGATCATCGCCGGGCGGCTGTCCTGGCTGGGGGCCGGAGCGTTGGGGGTGTTCACCGCCATCGCCACCCTGATCGCCCATCCGTTCTGGACGGTCGCCGACCCCATGGCCCGCTTCCACGA contains the following coding sequences:
- a CDS encoding DoxX family protein; protein product: MKTPAPVAAILRSPAASLAGRILLTLPFWWSGLTKLANLDAAFGEAAHFGLQPAWLTVAATILVQVGGSALIIAGRLSWLGAGALGVFTAIATLIAHPFWTVADPMARFHETNTFLEHVGLIGAFVLAAVLAERERATA